The Candidatus Hepatincola sp. Av genome contains the following window.
AGTTTGCTAAAGCAGTAAAAGAAAATAAATGGCCTAATAAAATTACTTTTGGTTTAATAGGTTCTTGTACAAATTCTTCCTATGAAGATATCACTAGAGCCGCCTCCGTAGCCAAGCAAGCAGTCAGCAAACACTTAAAGGCTAAAAGTAATTTTACGGTAACGCCAGGTTCGGAACAAATTCGCTATACCACAGAACGAGATGGTTTATTAGAGGTTTTTCAAAGTATAGGTGGGGTAGTATTAGCCAATGCTTGTGGACCTTGTATTGGGCAATGGCAAAGGCACGATACCACAGCAGCTAATTCCATTGTAACCTCATTTAACAGAAATTTTGCTAAAAGGAACGATGGTAACGCCAAAACTCATGCTTTTGTAACTTCGCCAGAAATTGTTACTGCTTTAGCTATAGCCGGTGAACTAACTTTTAATCCACTAACCGATACTCTTATAAACGATAAAGGCGAGGAAGTTAAATTAGATCCACCTATGGGTAAAGATTTTCCACCAAAAGGTTTTGCGGTAAAAGATATGGGTTATCAAGCTCCAGCTACTAAAAATGCCGATAAGATTACAGTTAAAGTAGATCCAAAATCAGATAGGCTACAACTATTAGAACCTTTTCCAGCATGGGAAGGTAAAGATCTTCTAGGTTTAAAACTTTTAATTAAAGTTAAAGGTAAATGCACTACCGACCATATCTCTATGGCAGGCAGATGGTTAAGATATAGGGGGCATTTAGATAATATCTCTAACAATATGTTAATTGGTGCTACTAATGCTTTTAATGATTCTGTTAATCTTGTAAAAAATGCCATTACTAATAAATATGGTGAAGTTCCTGAAGTGCAAAGGTTTTATAAAGCTAGTAAGATTGGCTCAATAGTAGTAGGTGATGAAAACTATGGCGAGGGTTCCTCACGGGAGCATGCAGCTATGGAGCCACGGCATTTAGGAGTTAGAGCTATCATTGCTAAATCTTTTGCTAGAATTCATGAAACTAACTTAAAAAAACAAGGTATGTTAGCTTTAGTATTTGCTGGCGATAAAGATTACGATAGAATCTTAGAAGATGATACTATAGACATTATTGGTTTAGAAAACTTTAACCCAGAATCTCCTTTATTTTTAGTGATGCACCATGCTGATGGTACATCACACAAAATTCAGGTTAACCATACTTATAATGAACAACAAATTGCTTGGTTTAAGGCAGGTTCGGCTTTAAATTTACTTAAAAAGAAGGAGAATTAAGATATGCAAAAAAGAAAAAAAATCTCGTTAATAGGGGCTGGGAATATTGGTGGTACTTTAGCTCATTTAGCACTTTTAAAAGAGTTAGGTGATATTGTGTTATGCGATATTAATGGTAAAGTAGCTGAAGGTAAAGCCTTAGATATTTGCCAAAGCACTTATATTAACAAAAAAGATATTAATATTAAAGGCACAAGTGATTATTCTGAAATTGCGGACTCTGATGTAATTATTATAACTGCAGGTTTACCAAGAAAACCAGGTATGAGTAGGGACGATCTAGTTGAAATAAACACTAAAATCATGGTAGATGTTGGTAAGAATATTGCTAAATATAGCCCTAATGCCTTTGTAATTTGTATTACTAACCCCTTAGATGTTATGGTATGGGTATTACAACAAAGTAGTGGTTTGCCAACTAATAAAGTTGTAGGTATGGCTGGTGTTTTAGATTCTTCTAGGTTTGCTTACTTTT
Protein-coding sequences here:
- the acnD gene encoding aconitate hydratase (2-methylcitrate dehydratase (2-methyl-trans-aconitate forming)) produces the protein MFNLDLIKSVYANFGTKVQHAKKQLGRPLTLTEKILYSHLAKPNKEIATYERGEDYVDFAPDRVAMQDATAQMALLQFIQSGRQQVAVPSSIHCDHLILAEDGADTDLATAKNRNSEVYDFLSSVANKYGIDFWKPGSGIIHQVVLENYALPGGLMIGTDSHTPNAGGLGMLAIGVGGADACDVMAGMPWELKLPKLIGVKLTGTLNGWASAKDVILKVAGLLTVEGGTGAVIEYFGNGAKSISCTGKGTICNMGAEVGATASIFGYDEHMSKYLQATGRKELAKLADNMAENLTGDSEVYNDPHKYFDELIEIDLSKLEPHINGPFTPDLAFPISKFAKAVKENKWPNKITFGLIGSCTNSSYEDITRAASVAKQAVSKHLKAKSNFTVTPGSEQIRYTTERDGLLEVFQSIGGVVLANACGPCIGQWQRHDTTAANSIVTSFNRNFAKRNDGNAKTHAFVTSPEIVTALAIAGELTFNPLTDTLINDKGEEVKLDPPMGKDFPPKGFAVKDMGYQAPATKNADKITVKVDPKSDRLQLLEPFPAWEGKDLLGLKLLIKVKGKCTTDHISMAGRWLRYRGHLDNISNNMLIGATNAFNDSVNLVKNAITNKYGEVPEVQRFYKASKIGSIVVGDENYGEGSSREHAAMEPRHLGVRAIIAKSFARIHETNLKKQGMLALVFAGDKDYDRILEDDTIDIIGLENFNPESPLFLVMHHADGTSHKIQVNHTYNEQQIAWFKAGSALNLLKKKEN